In Acidimicrobiales bacterium, one DNA window encodes the following:
- a CDS encoding glucose-1-phosphate thymidylyltransferase, with the protein MRALILAGGAGTRLRPITHTRAKQLVPVANKPILFYGLEEIAEAGIKEVGIVVGDTADEVKGAVGNGSAWGISVTYIPQEAPLGLAHAVLIARDFLGDDDFVMYLGDNLLKQSLREFVERFEEDRRRFMAPTLDDAGDAPCAQILLKEVPDPHRFGVAELNPDGTVVRLLEKPEHPPSNLALVGVYLFDRRVHEAVASIKPSARGELEITDAIQWLVDSGYRVRTQILEGWWIDTGKLTPLLEANRLMLETVERRVEGDVDDDSEIDGRVVVEAGARIVRSRVRGPVAIAAGTTIVDSFIGPFTAIGRDCEIEGSEIEHSVVLENCRVIRAGRLEDSLLGQQVEVTRSDRRPRATRLMVGDHGSIDLG; encoded by the coding sequence GTGAGGGCGTTGATCCTGGCCGGCGGTGCGGGGACGCGCCTGCGGCCCATCACCCACACGAGGGCCAAGCAGCTGGTGCCTGTGGCGAACAAGCCGATCCTCTTCTACGGCTTGGAGGAGATCGCCGAGGCGGGAATCAAAGAGGTCGGCATCGTGGTCGGCGACACCGCTGATGAGGTCAAGGGCGCGGTAGGAAACGGCTCCGCGTGGGGGATCTCGGTGACCTACATACCCCAGGAAGCGCCGCTGGGGCTCGCCCATGCGGTGCTCATCGCCCGAGACTTCCTCGGCGACGACGACTTCGTCATGTACCTGGGGGACAACCTCTTGAAGCAGAGCCTCCGCGAGTTCGTGGAGCGCTTCGAAGAGGACCGCCGGCGCTTCATGGCACCGACGCTCGACGACGCCGGAGACGCACCATGCGCGCAGATCCTGCTGAAAGAGGTCCCCGACCCGCACCGCTTCGGGGTCGCGGAGCTGAACCCCGACGGCACCGTGGTCAGGCTCCTCGAGAAGCCGGAGCATCCGCCCTCGAATCTCGCACTCGTCGGTGTCTACCTGTTCGACCGACGGGTGCACGAGGCGGTCGCGTCGATCAAGCCGTCAGCGCGTGGAGAGCTGGAGATCACCGACGCAATCCAGTGGTTGGTCGACAGCGGCTACAGGGTGCGGACCCAGATCCTCGAAGGGTGGTGGATCGACACCGGCAAGCTCACTCCGCTGCTCGAAGCCAACCGCCTCATGCTCGAGACCGTCGAGCGGAGGGTGGAGGGTGACGTGGACGACGACTCCGAGATCGACGGCAGGGTGGTGGTCGAGGCGGGTGCCCGGATCGTTCGGAGCCGTGTCCGGGGCCCGGTCGCCATAGCCGCCGGCACGACGATCGTCGACAGCTTCATCGGCCCCTTCACAGCCATCGGCCGGGATTGCGAGATCGAAGGCAGCGAGATCGAGCATTCGGTGGTGCTCGAGAACTGCAGGGTCATCCGGGCCGGGCG